The Sphingobium sp. JS3065 genome includes the window CTTTGCACCTTCGAAGATGTTGCCCGCCGGCATCCGGCGGTGGACCGGCAGATGCTCGACGCCTGGCTGAAGGAGATGCAAAAACGTTGGCGATTGTCGACGCTGCTCAATCAGGTCTGCATTGTCGACCGCTTCCTCGACCACCTCGTCGAAATCGGGCTGATCGCCGACAACCCTGTTGCTGCACTTCGCCGTCGGTACAACGTCAAGCAAAGCAAGCCGATCTGGCGGGCCTTGGCTTCCCCGAATCCCGACGAATCCTTGGCCGCGTTACGACGGCCTGCGCCCTTCGGCAGCGTGCTGGGTGACTTCATGCAAGACCATGTCATGCTGATGCGCAGCCGGGGATATCAATATGAAGCGCAGGCTCACTGGCTGCTGCGGTTCGATCGGTTCCTTCAGGCCCGTCCCGACCTCGCGGAGCAACCACTTGAGGCAATGATTGCGAGCTGGGCGGCTGCCAAGCCGACCCGCAACCACGCGGCTGAATGCCAGAAGCTGGCGCGCATCCTGACCAAGGCGCGGTTCCGCCTCGATCCGACTATCCCGCCAAAGCGCTTCAATCCCCGGCCAGAGCGGGAAGTAGCGCGGGAGCATCGGCAACCGCATATCTTCAGCCCGGCTGACGTTCGGCGTATGCTCGATACCGCACGGACTTATCCGTCGCCGGACGCTCCGCTGCGGCCGTTGACCCTCTACACCATGATCATGCTGGCCTATTGTGCCGGGCTACGGCGAAGCGAGCTGGCATGGCTCGATCTTGGTGACGTGGACCTGCAATCAAGCACGATCACGATCCGGGAAACGAAGTTCTACAAGACCAGGATCTTGCCTCTATCCGACAGTGTCGCGGTCGAACTGCGCGCGTACATCGATGCGAGGCGGCGCGCTGGCGGCCCACAGAACCCGAAATCAGGGCTGTTCTGGCATGCCCACTTAAATGACCGCTACAGGCCCGAGGCGGTTACGACAATGATTACCAACGTCATGCGCCGTGCTGGGCTCAAGCCCGCTTCGGGCCGGACCGGGCCGCGGGTCCATGACCTTCGTCACTCGATGGTGGTGAACCGCATCCTCCAGTGGTACCGGTCCGGCATTAACCCTCAGGAAAAACTGCACTTCCTCTCGACCTACATGGGGCACCGGGATCTCCACTCCACGCTGGTCTACATCACCGTCACGCAGGATCTGTTGCAGGAAGCCAGTGAACGGTTCCGCGCGCTCGGCGCCCCGTGCCTTGTCACGGAGGCGCGGCCATGAGGAAAGGCAATCCATTGCCCGCGTTGTTGCGGGCGTTCTTCCAGGAGTGGCTGGCCGAGCAGCGCAGCGCGTCAATCCACACGATCCGCTCTTATCGCGACACCTGGCGGCTGCTGCTTCGGTTCGTCGCGGAGCGAAAAGGCTGCGGGGTCGCGCGGCTGACGCTCACCGACGTCTCGGCCGGCGAGGTGCGCGCGTTCCTTCATCATACCGAGCATGGCCGCAAGACCACGATCGGCACGCGGAACTGCCGACTGGCCGCCATCCGCAGCTTCTTCAGCTTCGTGGCGGACAAGAATCCGGAATACATCGCGCAGTGCTCAGAGGTCCTGGCTGTTCCGTTGAAGCGGGAGCCCACCTCCGCGCCGTGCTACCTCGAGCCCGAGGAGGTCGAGGCCATCCTCGCCCAGCCCAACCGATCGACACTCGAAGGGCTGCGCGACCATGTACTGCTCTCGTTCCTCTATAACAGTGGCGCGCGAATCCAAGAGGCGCTTGACCTCTGTCCCGAAGCAATCCGGTTCGATGCACCGAACTTCGTGCGTCTTTACGGCAAGGGGCGCAAGGAACGCATCTGCCCGCTCTGGCCAGAAACCGTGGCATTGCTCAGGAAGCTACTGGAGCGACAGCCGCGTGCGCCCGATGAGCGGATCTTCGTCAATCGATACGGTGAACCGCTAGGGGCGTCAGGGGTGCGGTTCAAGCTCAACGCCTACGTGGAACAAGCCGCGAAATCGACGCTGACCCTCCAGTCAAAACACGTTACGCCTCACAGCTTCCGGCACGCGACCGCCGTCCACCTCGTTGCCGCCGGGGTCGATATCACCGTCATCCGCAGTTGGCTCGGGCACGTCAGTCTCGATACGACCAATCACTATGCTCAGGCCAATCTGGAGACCAAACGAAAGGCGCTGGAACAGGTTGGCGCCCCGGCGGCGAGCAACGTGCCACCTTCGTGGAAGCGAGATGCCAATCTGATGGGATGGCTCGACACCCTATAGAATAATGTGAAGGACGTGGCGAAATGTTCCGCAGCTTTGCAGGACTACGCCGCGTTCCTCCGCATTACCGCTTCCTCGCGATAAGCGGTTTTATGGCGAGCTGCGCATAAGATGCCCCAGGCATCGGCATAGGCATCGTAGATGGCGATCTGCTCCTCGCTGAGCCGATGCTCGAGAATGTCATATTCAACGCCGGCGAAGCTGAGCGCTCGCGCGACATAGAGCCCCTGCGCCTTGAGGTCGCGCGCGATCAGTTCCATGGCCGCGATGCCGCAGCGGCGCAGGGATTCCACGAAGGCTCGCCGATCGGCGAAGGCCGTGTGCGGTCCCCACAGGCCGAGGCGTGTCGCATAGGCAAGATTGTTGACGTCCGAGGCGCCCGTCGCCGAGGCATAGAGAATCCGGGCGCGCGGAGCGAGGTTTTGGAGGCGCACGCCAGCGATGCCCTGTTCGGATCCTTTCGTGGCGCCGAACCGGCCCTCGCCGCCAGCCACTCCGGCCATCTCGTGCGCCTCGTCAAAGACGATGACGCCGCTGAAATCCTCGCCCATCCATTCGATCAGCTGACGCAGCCGCGTGCCCTTGTCGCCGCGGTTGGAGCGCAAGGTGGCATAGGTCAGGAAGAGGATCCCATCGCCCAGCGCGACCGGGGTGCCGAGCTTCCACTGGTTGAGATGCTGGATGTCGAGCGGCAAGCCGCCAAGCGCCGACCAGTCGCGCCGGGCGTCTTCGATCAACGTCTCGCTCTTAGATATCCAGAGATGGCGACGGTTGCCGCGCAACCACTGGTCGAGGATGACGCCTGCCACCTGCCGTCCCTTGCCGGCGCCCGTGCCATCGCCAAGGAAAAAGCCGGTGCGATAGGCGTTGCCGGCCTCTCCCGGCGACAGCGAAAGATCCTCGTCGCTGGTGACGAACCGGCCGGGAAGATTGCGCTCGAACGCCGCGCCGGCGTAGATCAACGTCTCGAGCTGCGCGTCCGAGAGCAAGCCGTCGTCCAAGATCCTTGCCGGCAGCACAGGTTCATATGCGACCGGCGGTGCGGCGATGGATCCCATTGCCTGCGATTCGACCAGCGCGCTTGGGTGGTCACGAGCATCGGCAATCAGCAGACGGCTCGGCCGATAAGGCAGATAGATTCCTTGCGGTTCACCCGCAGGCGCGGGCGCATCGAGACGATGATAGGCGACCGCGCGGGTCGTGGGCAGGCTGACGGCCTCACGCGAGCTGACGGGGCGGGTCCGCGGCGCGAGGCCCCGGAACAATCCGCTGGAGCGGGAGATTGGCTGCGGCTGCGGCGCGCATGGAGTTGGCATCGCATCGATGGCCGCGAGTGCAGCGCCGAGCGTCGTGCAGGTCTGGCGCGGAACCGAGCCCCCTGCCCCGCCCTTTTCGAGGAGAATGAGCTGAACCGCCTGCCCGGTGCCGTGCTTGGCATAGGCATTGGGCGGCAGATCGAGATGCAGCCGGAGCTGCGCACCCACGGTGGCGTGCAGCCAATCCGCGTCACCTGACTCGACCCGGTCGGGAAGAATGACGGCGCAGCGCCCACCTGGTGCGAGACGCAAGAGCGCGGAGCGCAGGTGGCGAAGGGCAGCGTGGCGGTCGCGCCCCCGTCCCTGGCTTCGCGAGAAGGGCGGGTTGATGAGCACAACGCTCGGCACCAGTTGCGGATCGAGCATATCGTCGATCAATTCGCCGTCATGCGTGCTCAATATGCCCTCGGGAAGGGCATGACGCAGCAAACGCGCGCGCCAGGCATCGATCTCATTGAGGAGAAGGCGAGCACCGGCAAGATGAGCATGTACGGCCAAGAGCCCGGTCCCGGCCGAGGGCTCGAGCACGATATCGCGTGCCGTGATCGCGGCGGCCTTGGCGGCAAGGAAGCCGATCGATGCCGGCGTCGAGAATTGCTGGAACGCGACCTGCGTTTCGCTACGCACGCTGTGCGTGGGAAGCGCCGCTGTCATGGCGATCAGCTGGGCGAGCTGCGTATTTGTATCTGCCGGGAGCGTTGTGTTCTTCAGATGGAGGATCTGCGCGAGTT containing:
- a CDS encoding site-specific integrase, coding for MRKGNPLPALLRAFFQEWLAEQRSASIHTIRSYRDTWRLLLRFVAERKGCGVARLTLTDVSAGEVRAFLHHTEHGRKTTIGTRNCRLAAIRSFFSFVADKNPEYIAQCSEVLAVPLKREPTSAPCYLEPEEVEAILAQPNRSTLEGLRDHVLLSFLYNSGARIQEALDLCPEAIRFDAPNFVRLYGKGRKERICPLWPETVALLRKLLERQPRAPDERIFVNRYGEPLGASGVRFKLNAYVEQAAKSTLTLQSKHVTPHSFRHATAVHLVAAGVDITVIRSWLGHVSLDTTNHYAQANLETKRKALEQVGAPAASNVPPSWKRDANLMGWLDTL
- a CDS encoding tyrosine-type recombinase/integrase; this translates as MSAWHDPDRTVVDAFLVKSQFRPGSVPTYRWFLCTFEDVARRHPAVDRQMLDAWLKEMQKRWRLSTLLNQVCIVDRFLDHLVEIGLIADNPVAALRRRYNVKQSKPIWRALASPNPDESLAALRRPAPFGSVLGDFMQDHVMLMRSRGYQYEAQAHWLLRFDRFLQARPDLAEQPLEAMIASWAAAKPTRNHAAECQKLARILTKARFRLDPTIPPKRFNPRPEREVAREHRQPHIFSPADVRRMLDTARTYPSPDAPLRPLTLYTMIMLAYCAGLRRSELAWLDLGDVDLQSSTITIRETKFYKTRILPLSDSVAVELRAYIDARRRAGGPQNPKSGLFWHAHLNDRYRPEAVTTMITNVMRRAGLKPASGRTGPRVHDLRHSMVVNRILQWYRSGINPQEKLHFLSTYMGHRDLHSTLVYITVTQDLLQEASERFRALGAPCLVTEARP
- a CDS encoding strawberry notch-like NTP hydrolase domain-containing protein, with the protein product MLELAQILHLKNTTLPADTNTQLAQLIAMTAALPTHSVRSETQVAFQQFSTPASIGFLAAKAAAITARDIVLEPSAGTGLLAVHAHLAGARLLLNEIDAWRARLLRHALPEGILSTHDGELIDDMLDPQLVPSVVLINPPFSRSQGRGRDRHAALRHLRSALLRLAPGGRCAVILPDRVESGDADWLHATVGAQLRLHLDLPPNAYAKHGTGQAVQLILLEKGGAGGSVPRQTCTTLGAALAAIDAMPTPCAPQPQPISRSSGLFRGLAPRTRPVSSREAVSLPTTRAVAYHRLDAPAPAGEPQGIYLPYRPSRLLIADARDHPSALVESQAMGSIAAPPVAYEPVLPARILDDGLLSDAQLETLIYAGAAFERNLPGRFVTSDEDLSLSPGEAGNAYRTGFFLGDGTGAGKGRQVAGVILDQWLRGNRRHLWISKSETLIEDARRDWSALGGLPLDIQHLNQWKLGTPVALGDGILFLTYATLRSNRGDKGTRLRQLIEWMGEDFSGVIVFDEAHEMAGVAGGEGRFGATKGSEQGIAGVRLQNLAPRARILYASATGASDVNNLAYATRLGLWGPHTAFADRRAFVESLRRCGIAAMELIARDLKAQGLYVARALSFAGVEYDILEHRLSEEQIAIYDAYADAWGILCAARHKTAYREEAVMRRNAA